In the genome of Taurinivorans muris, one region contains:
- a CDS encoding F0F1 ATP synthase subunit gamma: protein MPSLKDVKLQIAGVKKTKQITRAMGMVASAGLRGAQQRIERFRPYADKFNAMLSDLAARTEGAHHALLENHEHKKNVLILLVTSDRGLCGAFNVNLINTALKLAKEKEKEGKTVSFICVGRKGRDAVRKTDYQILSAMTDVMGSLNFQVATALGNDISHSYTEYNADEVYLVYSEFVSMSRQVPTSMPLLPVVPSENEEANGDIEYVYEPNVGVLLAELLPRYLNVQIYRGLLDNFASENAARMFAMNNATNNCDEMIGSLTLLFNKTRQTAITNELMDIVGGANALQSQ from the coding sequence ATGCCTTCCTTGAAAGATGTTAAACTGCAAATAGCCGGCGTAAAAAAAACGAAGCAAATCACCCGCGCAATGGGAATGGTCGCTTCTGCCGGCTTACGTGGTGCGCAGCAGCGTATTGAACGCTTCCGTCCTTATGCGGATAAGTTCAATGCGATGCTTTCCGACTTAGCCGCCCGCACCGAAGGGGCTCACCATGCTCTTTTGGAAAACCATGAACATAAGAAAAACGTTCTTATCTTGCTTGTCACTTCCGACCGTGGTTTGTGCGGAGCGTTTAATGTCAATTTGATAAATACCGCATTGAAATTAGCTAAAGAGAAAGAAAAGGAAGGAAAAACGGTTTCTTTTATCTGTGTCGGTCGCAAAGGGCGCGACGCAGTCAGAAAAACCGATTACCAAATTCTTTCCGCAATGACTGATGTTATGGGAAGTCTTAATTTTCAGGTGGCGACTGCGCTTGGAAATGATATTTCTCATTCCTATACAGAATATAATGCTGATGAAGTGTACCTTGTTTATAGCGAATTTGTGAGCATGTCCCGTCAGGTTCCCACAAGTATGCCGCTTCTGCCTGTTGTTCCTTCTGAAAACGAAGAAGCGAATGGCGATATTGAGTATGTTTATGAACCGAATGTGGGCGTACTTCTTGCGGAACTCTTGCCGCGGTATTTGAATGTGCAAATTTATCGCGGTTTATTGGATAATTTCGCAAGTGAAAACGCTGCCCGTATGTTTGCTATGAACAATGCAACCAATAACTGTGATGAAATGATTGGTTCGCTGACCTTGTTGTTCAACAAAACAAGACAAACGGCGATCACTAATGAACTCATGGATATTGTAGGCGGTGCGAATGCACTGCAAAGTCAGTAA
- the atpD gene encoding F0F1 ATP synthase subunit beta has protein sequence MTGNKGHIVQVIGAVVDVAFPEGQLPNILNALVINNPNNTDAPELVCEVAQHLGNNIVRTIAMDSTDGLVRGMEAVDTDAPIMAPVGKAAVGRILNVVGKAVDGLGEVKAEKYLPIHRAAPVFTELNTKVELLETGIKVLDLLVPFPKGGKIGLFGGAGVGKTVVLMELVNNIAKQHGGNSVFAGVGERTREGNDMYHELKDAGVLERAVLVYGQMNEPPGARARVALTALACAEYFRDDENQDVLLFIDNIFRFTQAGSEVSALLGRMPSAVGYQPTLGTDLGGLQERITSTANGSITSVQAVYVPADDLTDPAPATTFAHLDGTLVLSRAISELGIYPAVDPLDSTSRILDPQVVGEEHYSIARQVQMVLQKYKDLQDIIAILGMDELSDEDKLTVARARRIQRFLSQPFHVAEVFTGTPGVYVKLEDTIKAFKGLLSGEYDHLSENDVYMVGGIEMAIEKYNKRQAQA, from the coding sequence ATGACAGGTAATAAAGGTCATATAGTGCAGGTTATCGGTGCTGTTGTTGACGTTGCCTTCCCTGAAGGGCAGCTTCCCAACATTTTGAACGCACTTGTTATCAATAACCCGAATAATACCGATGCCCCCGAGCTTGTGTGCGAAGTTGCGCAGCATCTCGGTAATAATATCGTAAGAACTATCGCCATGGACTCAACCGACGGCTTGGTTCGCGGCATGGAAGCTGTTGATACGGACGCTCCGATCATGGCGCCTGTCGGCAAAGCAGCGGTCGGTCGTATTTTGAACGTTGTGGGTAAAGCTGTTGACGGTCTTGGTGAGGTAAAGGCTGAAAAATATCTTCCTATCCACCGTGCCGCTCCGGTTTTCACGGAACTTAATACCAAAGTTGAATTATTGGAAACCGGCATTAAGGTTCTTGACCTTTTGGTTCCGTTCCCTAAGGGCGGAAAAATCGGTTTGTTCGGCGGTGCCGGTGTTGGTAAAACAGTTGTTCTTATGGAACTTGTTAACAACATTGCAAAACAGCACGGCGGAAACTCCGTATTTGCAGGTGTCGGTGAACGTACCCGTGAAGGGAATGACATGTACCATGAACTGAAAGACGCAGGCGTTTTGGAAAGAGCAGTGCTTGTTTACGGACAAATGAACGAACCTCCGGGGGCTCGTGCACGTGTTGCTTTGACAGCCCTTGCTTGTGCGGAATATTTCCGTGACGATGAAAACCAAGACGTTCTTCTCTTTATTGATAATATTTTCCGTTTCACGCAGGCAGGTTCTGAAGTATCCGCTCTTTTGGGCCGCATGCCTTCCGCCGTTGGTTATCAGCCGACTCTCGGTACCGACCTTGGCGGTTTGCAGGAACGTATCACCTCAACAGCCAACGGCTCCATTACTTCCGTGCAAGCGGTTTATGTTCCCGCTGACGACTTGACGGACCCGGCTCCGGCTACGACCTTTGCGCACTTGGACGGAACCCTTGTTCTTTCCCGTGCGATTTCCGAGCTTGGCATTTATCCCGCTGTTGACCCGCTTGACTCGACTTCCCGTATTCTTGATCCGCAAGTTGTTGGTGAAGAACACTATTCCATCGCCCGTCAAGTGCAAATGGTTCTGCAAAAATATAAAGACCTGCAAGATATTATTGCAATTCTCGGTATGGACGAATTGTCAGACGAAGATAAGCTTACTGTCGCCCGTGCAAGACGTATCCAGCGTTTCTTATCCCAACCGTTCCACGTTGCGGAAGTATTTACGGGAACCCCGGGGGTTTATGTAAAACTTGAAGATACCATTAAGGCTTTCAAAGGTCTTTTAAGCGGAGAATACGATCACCTTTCAGAAAATGACGTTTACATGGTAGGCGGAATTGAAATGGCGATCGAAAAATATAATAAGCGTCAAGCTCAAGCATAA
- a CDS encoding bactofilin family protein, giving the protein MAKDDINAFMGAGTFFTGKLNFQGTVRIDGEFLGEIESDGVLLVGKDSKIEGTINVGEMSLSGNFAGDVIAKRNVTIHRDGILKGKIKTPALIVEDGAVLDGTIQMTKSAVEEQEIL; this is encoded by the coding sequence ATGGCTAAAGACGATATTAATGCGTTCATGGGTGCGGGAACATTTTTTACCGGTAAATTGAATTTTCAAGGCACTGTCCGTATCGACGGTGAATTTTTGGGTGAAATCGAATCCGACGGCGTGCTTTTGGTCGGAAAAGATTCCAAAATCGAAGGCACTATCAATGTCGGCGAAATGAGTCTTTCCGGTAATTTCGCCGGCGATGTCATTGCCAAAAGAAATGTGACCATTCACAGGGACGGTATTTTAAAAGGTAAAATTAAAACCCCGGCTCTTATCGTGGAAGACGGCGCTGTTTTGGACGGCACTATTCAAATGACGAAAAGTGCGGTGGAAGAACAAGAAATTCTTTAG
- the dnaB gene encoding replicative DNA helicase, producing the protein MSDLSDYMNNPVNEPKKRSYKRKNNTGADLSKTEEDLFKRVPPHNADAESAVLSGAFLRPELLNDIMDTVSAEDFYFPANKYIFQAITSLYSKNINPDVVTVLDWLQNNKLLEESGGAERLAMLAESVVSGANAPYYAKIVREKSLLRSLIQSSAHIISSCYDGTNDVSMLLDEAEKTIFSISEKNDTKTYLGSEEIVNKVFETITTRFKNKGRTTGLATDYIELDKMTGGFQPSDLIILAARPSMGKTAFALNLAARAAIKNNATVAIFSLEMSKESLMERLLCSWGHVELGKVRKGTMEPEDWNKITDAASVLTASKIFIDDSSMLTPLELRARCRRIHAQHGLDFVVIDYLQLMHSARNDSRELEISDISRNLKALAKELNIPVLALSQLNRKTEERSDKRPMLSDLRESGAIEQDADLIMFIHRDDYYASKKGETDRNGKAEIIIGKHRNGPTGSIELLFIPQYTAFGDLEYRSYNIEEAEGRGTETTAT; encoded by the coding sequence ATGTCTGATTTAAGCGACTATATGAACAATCCTGTGAATGAGCCGAAAAAACGCTCATACAAACGGAAAAACAATACCGGAGCGGATTTGTCCAAAACAGAAGAAGATTTGTTTAAACGTGTTCCGCCCCACAATGCTGACGCGGAATCAGCGGTTCTGAGCGGCGCTTTTTTGCGTCCCGAGTTATTGAACGATATTATGGACACAGTTAGTGCGGAAGATTTTTATTTTCCGGCAAATAAGTATATTTTTCAAGCAATCACAAGTCTTTATTCAAAAAATATCAATCCTGACGTGGTGACGGTTTTGGATTGGCTGCAAAATAACAAATTGCTAGAGGAATCAGGCGGGGCGGAACGGCTCGCCATGCTTGCGGAGTCTGTTGTCAGCGGAGCGAACGCGCCCTATTATGCGAAAATTGTGCGTGAAAAATCCTTGCTCCGTTCCCTTATTCAGTCTTCAGCCCATATCATCAGTTCTTGTTACGACGGCACCAATGATGTTTCCATGCTGCTTGACGAGGCTGAAAAGACGATTTTCAGCATTTCAGAAAAAAATGACACTAAAACGTATTTGGGAAGCGAGGAAATAGTCAATAAAGTTTTTGAAACCATCACAACACGTTTCAAGAATAAGGGGCGGACAACCGGGCTTGCCACTGATTATATCGAACTTGATAAAATGACAGGCGGTTTTCAGCCTTCTGACCTGATTATTTTGGCAGCCCGTCCTTCCATGGGAAAAACGGCATTCGCCCTCAATTTAGCGGCAAGGGCAGCCATAAAAAATAATGCCACGGTGGCGATTTTTTCCTTGGAAATGAGCAAGGAATCGCTTATGGAGCGTTTGCTTTGTTCATGGGGGCATGTGGAACTCGGCAAGGTCCGTAAGGGAACAATGGAGCCGGAAGATTGGAATAAAATCACTGATGCGGCTTCTGTGCTTACGGCAAGCAAGATTTTTATCGACGATTCTTCCATGCTGACCCCTTTGGAACTTCGGGCGCGCTGCCGGCGTATTCATGCCCAGCACGGTTTGGACTTTGTCGTTATTGACTATCTGCAGCTTATGCATTCCGCCAGAAACGACTCCCGCGAACTGGAAATTTCCGATATTTCAAGAAATTTGAAAGCATTGGCAAAAGAACTCAATATTCCAGTGCTTGCCCTTTCGCAGCTCAACCGTAAAACAGAAGAGCGTTCCGACAAACGCCCCATGCTTTCCGATTTGCGTGAATCCGGAGCTATTGAGCAAGACGCCGATTTGATTATGTTCATACACCGCGATGATTACTATGCTTCCAAAAAGGGCGAAACCGACCGAAACGGCAAAGCGGAAATCATTATCGGCAAGCACCGTAACGGTCCGACCGGTTCCATAGAGCTTTTGTTCATTCCGCAGTACACGGCATTCGGCGACTTGGAATACCGTTCTTATAACATTGAGGAAGCAGAAGGAAGAGGGACGGAAACAACGGCAACGTAG
- the atpH gene encoding ATP synthase F1 subunit delta: MIGNAVSRRYASALFNLGKENGTLDSFAETLDALADALENSTQLKELMISPVITHEEKKSIIMSMLVQCQAGTAEKNFFSLLADKGRLALIPVIVADFKAMLDEAKGISRGLVTTAIELDNDKKSEILSQLEKQTGRKLVLSYAVDTRILGGIVLKVGDIVYDASLRAQLDNLRESIKRGE, from the coding sequence ATGATTGGTAATGCAGTATCAAGGCGTTATGCAAGTGCGTTGTTCAATTTAGGAAAAGAAAACGGTACATTGGATTCTTTTGCCGAAACTCTTGATGCTCTTGCAGATGCTCTTGAAAACAGCACGCAATTGAAAGAATTAATGATAAGCCCTGTCATTACGCATGAAGAAAAAAAGTCGATAATCATGAGTATGCTGGTTCAATGTCAGGCAGGGACTGCGGAGAAAAATTTCTTTTCTCTTCTTGCCGATAAAGGAAGACTTGCATTAATTCCTGTCATTGTTGCTGATTTTAAAGCGATGCTTGATGAAGCGAAAGGCATTAGCCGTGGACTTGTCACCACTGCTATTGAACTTGATAATGATAAAAAGTCTGAGATTTTATCTCAGCTTGAAAAACAAACTGGTCGCAAGCTTGTGCTTTCTTATGCGGTCGATACCCGGATTTTAGGCGGTATTGTTCTGAAAGTCGGAGATATCGTGTATGATGCGAGTTTGCGTGCACAGCTTGATAACCTCAGAGAATCCATCAAGAGGGGTGAGTAG
- the atpA gene encoding F0F1 ATP synthase subunit alpha has protein sequence MQIKAEEISKIIEEQIRNYDQRVEMSETGTVLYVGDGIARVYGVQNAMAMELLEFPGGLMGMVLNLEEDNVGVALLGDDRAIKEGDPVKRTGKIFSVPVGEAVTGRVLNPLGQPLDGLGPVEATETRPVELKAPGLMSRKSVHEPMVTGIKAIDAITPIGRGQRELIIGDRQVGKTAVCVDAILAQKNTDVHCFYVAIGQKQSTVALVAEKLRQHGAMEYTTIISASASESAPLQYIAAYAGCTMAEYYRDNGKHALIIYDDLSKQAVAYRQMSLLLRRPPGREAFPGDVFYLHSRLLERAAKLSDELGGGSLTALPVIETQAGDVSAYIPTNVISITDGQVFLESNLFNAGIRPAINVGISVSRVGGAAQIKAMKQVAGTLRLDLAQYREMAAFAQFGSDLDKATKATLDRGARMTELLKQAQYQPMPTEEQVASIFSAARGFLDDIEVSSVLPFEAGLLEYLRTSKADTLADIRERKQIDKDLEERLSSAIKEFKASFVARR, from the coding sequence ATGCAAATAAAGGCTGAAGAAATTAGTAAAATTATTGAAGAACAAATCCGTAATTATGACCAGCGTGTCGAAATGAGCGAAACGGGAACCGTGCTTTATGTCGGTGACGGTATTGCTCGTGTTTACGGTGTTCAAAATGCTATGGCCATGGAACTCCTTGAGTTTCCGGGTGGTCTTATGGGAATGGTGCTGAACCTTGAAGAGGACAACGTCGGGGTCGCTCTTTTGGGTGATGACAGAGCCATTAAAGAAGGTGATCCTGTAAAACGTACAGGCAAGATTTTCTCTGTTCCGGTCGGTGAAGCCGTTACAGGTCGTGTTTTAAATCCGCTCGGTCAGCCTTTGGACGGCTTGGGACCGGTTGAAGCTACGGAAACACGTCCGGTCGAGCTTAAAGCTCCGGGGCTCATGTCACGTAAAAGTGTTCATGAACCGATGGTTACAGGTATTAAAGCTATTGACGCGATTACTCCTATCGGACGCGGTCAGCGTGAGCTTATCATCGGTGACCGTCAAGTCGGTAAGACAGCTGTTTGTGTTGATGCCATTTTAGCGCAGAAAAATACTGATGTGCATTGTTTTTACGTTGCCATCGGTCAAAAGCAGTCTACCGTTGCTCTTGTAGCCGAAAAGCTTCGCCAGCACGGTGCGATGGAATATACCACCATTATTTCCGCATCCGCATCTGAATCCGCTCCGCTGCAATATATCGCCGCATATGCCGGCTGTACGATGGCTGAATATTACAGGGATAACGGCAAACACGCTCTTATCATTTACGATGACTTATCCAAGCAGGCTGTCGCTTACCGTCAAATGTCCCTTCTTCTCCGCCGTCCTCCGGGACGTGAAGCGTTCCCCGGTGACGTTTTCTACTTGCACTCACGTTTGCTTGAACGTGCCGCTAAACTTTCCGATGAACTCGGCGGCGGTTCCCTTACCGCTCTTCCGGTTATTGAAACCCAAGCGGGTGACGTTTCCGCATATATTCCAACCAACGTAATTTCCATTACGGACGGTCAGGTATTCCTTGAATCCAACCTTTTTAACGCAGGTATCCGTCCTGCTATCAACGTTGGTATTTCCGTTTCACGTGTCGGCGGTGCCGCGCAAATCAAAGCTATGAAGCAAGTCGCAGGTACGCTTCGTCTTGACCTTGCCCAATACCGTGAAATGGCTGCGTTCGCCCAATTCGGTTCTGACCTTGACAAAGCGACAAAAGCAACTCTTGACCGCGGCGCCAGAATGACAGAACTGTTGAAACAAGCGCAATATCAGCCAATGCCGACAGAAGAGCAAGTGGCTTCCATTTTCTCTGCCGCCCGCGGTTTCTTGGACGATATCGAAGTTTCTTCCGTCCTTCCTTTTGAAGCGGGTCTTTTGGAATACTTACGCACGTCAAAAGCTGATACTTTGGCTGATATCCGTGAACGTAAACAAATTGATAAGGATTTGGAAGAACGTTTAAGTTCCGCCATTAAAGAGTTCAAAGCATCTTTTGTGGCTCGGAGGTAA
- a CDS encoding ATP synthase F0 subunit B: MKYLSSFAFAVLFCAVADFAYASDGHELPWGNFALRMLNVAIFLGILWYAGGRLVKTFLANHQAQVKEELESAKALRQKAEHNLSIAEDKLRSVENECAKLFEDGKKQAEAIKSAIISDAEKQAERIIEQAKLAAEQDVHNEVQKIKAQMAEEIVAQMEKEIVSRLDKDGHNALIEKSLSKVVFS, translated from the coding sequence GTGAAATATCTTAGTTCCTTTGCATTTGCTGTTTTATTTTGTGCTGTTGCTGATTTTGCCTATGCATCTGACGGACACGAACTTCCTTGGGGCAACTTTGCATTAAGAATGCTGAACGTTGCGATATTTCTTGGTATTTTATGGTACGCTGGCGGAAGATTGGTGAAAACTTTTCTTGCGAACCATCAGGCGCAGGTAAAGGAAGAGTTGGAATCCGCCAAAGCGTTAAGACAAAAAGCCGAGCATAATTTATCCATTGCCGAAGACAAGCTCCGTTCAGTCGAAAATGAATGCGCCAAACTTTTTGAAGACGGTAAAAAACAGGCTGAAGCAATCAAATCTGCCATTATTTCCGATGCGGAAAAGCAAGCCGAACGCATCATTGAACAGGCGAAGCTTGCCGCCGAACAAGATGTTCACAATGAAGTGCAAAAAATCAAAGCCCAAATGGCAGAGGAAATTGTTGCTCAAATGGAAAAAGAAATTGTGTCACGTTTGGATAAAGACGGTCACAATGCTTTAATAGAAAAATCCTTATCAAAGGTAGTGTTCTCATGA
- a CDS encoding acyloxyacyl hydrolase: MFFLYPLAEVSLHYWRHSSDADDFGGTLAGGGAAVFKRKGMWRPYLSATFGGSLLSDTRFDDKNFGMSFQFRSKAGAGIQFGENFRHSVQFDFAHFSNAGISDHNSGINTYCVSYGFRF, from the coding sequence ATGTTTTTTCTTTATCCGTTGGCGGAAGTTTCACTGCATTATTGGCGGCACAGTTCTGATGCTGACGATTTTGGGGGAACGCTTGCCGGGGGCGGAGCTGCTGTTTTTAAACGCAAGGGCATGTGGCGCCCGTATCTTTCTGCAACATTTGGCGGCAGCCTTCTTTCTGATACTCGGTTTGATGATAAAAATTTTGGAATGAGTTTCCAATTTCGTTCAAAAGCCGGAGCGGGCATTCAATTTGGGGAAAATTTCAGGCATAGTGTTCAATTTGATTTTGCCCATTTTTCCAATGCGGGCATAAGCGACCATAATTCCGGAATCAATACCTATTGTGTTTCTTACGGGTTTCGGTTTTAA
- the rodA gene encoding rod shape-determining protein RodA — MKIFNTPNKKMFLDMNWALFITTIILFCVGFVNLYSASSIRFEDGIVHTPFYEKQLVWGGVGFVVLFAVTLINYKLLERFSFAFYIFVVFLLVLVLVMGKTVYGAQRWLDLGFFSVQPSEFAKFSVLLMGAKYLSKDGDTLGWMRLFKLLFIGLLPFALIAKQPDLGSALTILFLIGGMALFHGIKWKVLRICLVVIPLLMPLSWFVLHDYQQERIKTFLDPTRDPRGAGYHIIQSQIAIGSGELTGKGFQEGTQSQLRFLPEKHTDFAVAVLGEEWGFVGSVGVVVIFCFFLFFIYSTICEAKDRFSSTLCAGIFFYFFWQVMVNTGMVVGIMPVVGIPLPFISYGGTAMVVNCIFIGIVLSVSINRFVFKA, encoded by the coding sequence ATGAAAATTTTTAATACTCCCAATAAAAAAATGTTCTTGGATATGAATTGGGCTTTATTCATCACCACGATTATTCTTTTTTGTGTCGGTTTTGTCAATTTGTATTCTGCAAGCAGCATTCGTTTTGAAGACGGTATTGTCCATACTCCTTTTTATGAAAAACAGCTTGTCTGGGGAGGCGTGGGTTTTGTTGTTCTTTTTGCTGTTACGCTTATCAATTATAAGCTTTTGGAACGGTTTTCTTTTGCTTTTTATATTTTTGTCGTGTTTTTGCTTGTGCTTGTCCTTGTTATGGGTAAAACTGTTTACGGGGCGCAGCGCTGGCTTGATTTGGGCTTTTTTAGCGTACAGCCAAGTGAATTTGCAAAATTTTCCGTTTTGTTGATGGGGGCGAAATACTTGTCAAAGGACGGCGACACCTTGGGGTGGATGCGCCTGTTCAAATTGCTTTTTATCGGCCTGCTGCCTTTCGCCCTTATTGCAAAACAGCCTGATCTCGGCTCTGCCCTGACCATATTGTTTCTTATAGGGGGTATGGCGCTTTTTCATGGAATAAAATGGAAAGTTTTGCGTATTTGTTTGGTGGTCATTCCCTTGCTCATGCCTTTAAGCTGGTTTGTTTTGCATGATTATCAGCAGGAACGGATAAAAACGTTTTTGGACCCTACCCGTGATCCGAGAGGCGCCGGTTATCACATCATCCAGTCGCAGATCGCTATCGGTTCCGGCGAACTTACGGGAAAAGGCTTTCAGGAAGGCACGCAAAGTCAATTGCGCTTTTTACCCGAAAAGCATACGGACTTCGCCGTTGCTGTTTTGGGTGAGGAATGGGGCTTTGTGGGCAGTGTGGGCGTAGTGGTAATTTTTTGCTTTTTTTTATTTTTTATTTATAGTACAATATGCGAAGCAAAGGACAGGTTCAGCAGTACGCTTTGCGCCGGCATTTTCTTTTACTTTTTTTGGCAGGTAATGGTCAATACCGGTATGGTGGTTGGAATTATGCCTGTTGTGGGCATTCCGCTGCCGTTCATCAGCTATGGGGGGACCGCCATGGTTGTCAATTGTATTTTTATTGGCATTGTCCTTAGTGTGTCAATTAATAGATTCGTTTTTAAAGCTTAG
- a CDS encoding F0F1 ATP synthase subunit epsilon, translating to MMAALRLEIVTPDQVVLSSDVEYVGAPGVDGEFGVLAGHIPLLTALSIGTLVYRIGNKDYMAFIAGGFAEVADNKITILAQAAELAENIDVERAEKAKARAEERLQNAKHQDGIDIVRAENAMKRAIMRLKIANNK from the coding sequence ATAATGGCTGCACTTCGTCTTGAAATTGTAACCCCGGATCAAGTGGTACTCAGTTCCGATGTTGAGTATGTCGGGGCACCCGGAGTAGACGGCGAGTTTGGTGTTCTTGCTGGTCACATTCCTCTGCTTACTGCTCTTAGTATTGGCACTTTGGTATACAGGATTGGCAATAAAGATTATATGGCTTTTATTGCCGGCGGTTTTGCCGAAGTAGCTGATAATAAAATAACTATTTTAGCACAAGCTGCCGAATTGGCAGAAAATATCGATGTGGAACGAGCAGAAAAAGCAAAAGCTCGAGCAGAAGAACGTTTACAAAATGCAAAGCACCAAGACGGCATAGATATTGTCAGAGCAGAAAATGCAATGAAACGTGCCATCATGCGACTAAAAATTGCAAATAATAAATAA
- a CDS encoding ATP synthase F0 subunit B, with protein sequence MNISLDVTLFIQLINFFISLLIINYLIIKPIRSNMARRKAIIDADNKDTENFMQSMGIHNLQYEERISSVRAQIAKERDEYKKNAEEFARGVLGKATDEARAIRQESTQKIQNESSEALQALQADVSSYSKEALAKILA encoded by the coding sequence ATGAATATAAGTCTTGATGTCACGCTTTTCATACAGCTTATTAACTTCTTTATTTCATTGCTTATTATTAATTACCTTATTATTAAGCCTATCCGTTCCAATATGGCGCGGCGCAAAGCCATTATCGACGCCGATAACAAGGATACGGAAAACTTCATGCAGTCAATGGGTATCCATAATCTTCAATACGAAGAACGTATCAGTTCCGTCCGCGCTCAAATCGCGAAAGAACGTGATGAATACAAAAAAAACGCCGAAGAGTTCGCCCGCGGCGTTCTTGGCAAGGCAACTGATGAAGCCCGCGCTATCCGTCAGGAATCAACACAAAAAATTCAAAACGAAAGTTCCGAAGCTTTGCAGGCTTTGCAGGCGGATGTTTCTTCTTATTCAAAAGAAGCATTGGCAAAAATTTTAGCATAA
- the nifU gene encoding Fe-S cluster assembly protein NifU, with protein MWEYTDIVRDHFLNPRNAGEMPDANAIGEVGSLACGDALKLFLKINDKGVIEDASFQTFGCASAIASSSALTEIIKGKTVEEASKITNKDIANYLGGLPKEKMHCSVMGEEALEAAIRNYKGLPPLKHEEEGKLVCKCFGITDNQIIKAIRENNLQTVEEVTNFTKAGGACGTCLDAIAQILEVEKNAGLALHELKPVTKKPLSNIQKMQKIIQVIEEDIRPRLTQDGGDIELVDVVDNKVFVSLRGACSSCRASAVTLKDVVESTLKEHVDGNITVVQA; from the coding sequence ATGTGGGAATATACGGATATAGTGCGCGATCATTTTCTCAATCCGAGAAATGCCGGTGAAATGCCCGATGCGAATGCCATCGGCGAAGTCGGCAGTCTTGCCTGCGGTGATGCTTTGAAATTGTTTTTGAAAATCAATGACAAGGGCGTTATCGAAGATGCAAGCTTCCAAACTTTCGGCTGCGCAAGCGCCATTGCTTCAAGTTCCGCCTTAACGGAGATCATCAAAGGTAAAACCGTTGAAGAAGCAAGCAAAATCACCAATAAAGACATTGCGAATTATTTAGGCGGTCTGCCAAAAGAAAAAATGCACTGTTCCGTGATGGGTGAAGAAGCTCTTGAGGCGGCAATTCGCAATTATAAGGGCTTGCCTCCGTTGAAACATGAGGAAGAAGGAAAATTGGTTTGCAAATGTTTCGGCATTACGGATAATCAAATTATCAAAGCTATCCGTGAAAATAATTTGCAAACGGTTGAAGAAGTGACGAATTTTACAAAAGCAGGCGGTGCGTGCGGAACGTGTCTGGACGCCATAGCCCAAATTTTGGAAGTAGAAAAGAATGCCGGGCTTGCTTTGCACGAACTTAAACCTGTGACGAAAAAGCCTTTGAGCAATATTCAAAAAATGCAAAAAATCATTCAGGTGATTGAAGAGGATATACGTCCGAGATTGACACAGGACGGCGGAGACATTGAACTTGTCGATGTCGTGGACAATAAGGTTTTTGTTTCTTTGCGCGGTGCTTGTTCTTCCTGCCGCGCAAGCGCCGTTACGTTGAAAGATGTCGTGGAATCAACATTGAAAGAACATGTTGACGGAAATATTACCGTTGTGCAAGCATAA